TCGCACATACAAGATGCGCGAGGTTGCCGGCAGACGGAAGCGCTTCTCGGCCTTCTCCAGCACCTGGCGGTCGAGGTCGTAGGTCAGCAGCGGCTTCGCCTCGTCGAGAGGCACCCAGCGAATCTCGTCGACCTCGCTGTTGGGGGTGAACTTACCGCCGGTGACCTCGCCCGTCCAGTAGTAGACCACCTTCGTGGTGTTCTTGACCGGGTAGATCGTCTTGCCCAAGAGCTTGCCCAGGCGGACATCGTAGCCGGTCTCCTCCTTGATTTCGCGCACGGCGGTGGCCACGAGGGACTCACCCGGGTCGACCTTGCCCTTGGCCAGCGACCAGTCGTCGTAGTGCGGACGATGGATGCAGGCAACTTCAATGCTGCTGACATCCGAGACGTCACCGCGCCACAGGACCGCACCCGCGGCCAGTGTCGTTTTCGCGAACTCGCGCTCCGGGTGGCGCGGGATCTCCTGGTGGCGGCCGGTGAGGAACATTTCCCCCCGGTCGTCCTTGTCCGTCTCGTGCAGTTGCGCTGTGGAAGGTGCTGAAGACTTGGAAGCCATACGGACATTGTAGAAACAATGCGCCGCGCACCGGGCGCGAGTGCGGGTGAGCCCCGGCGCGTGTCGGAGCGGGCGTCCCGCTAATCTCGGTAGGGTGCCGAACTGACAAGGAGGACGCGATGGTTAACGTGAGCGTGATGGGTGCGGGCTCGTGGGGCACGACCCTGGCCAAGGTGTTCGCGGACGCGGGCAACGCGGTCGTGCTGTGGGCGAGGCGGGCGGAGCTCGCCAGCGCCATCAACGCCACTCGCGAAAACGCGGACTACCTTCCCGGGGTCGCGCTGCCGGCGGCGGTCTCGTCGACGCCGGACCCGCAGCTTGCCCTCGAGGGCGCCGACATCGTGGTCTTCGCGGTGCCGAGCCAGACGATGAGGGAGAATCTCACCGCATGGCGCGACTACCTCCCAGCGGATGCGACGCTGGTGTCCATCTCCAAGGGCATCGAAAAAGGCACCCACCTGCGCATGTCGCAGATCATCGGAGAAATAACCGGGGCCGACCAGGAACGCATTGCGGTGCTCACCGGCCCCAACCTCGCCCGCGAAGTGGCCGAGGAGCAGCCTGCAGCCACCGTGATCGCGTGCGCGAACCTCAACCGCGCGAAGCTGGTGCAGGCGGCGTGCGCGACGGGGTACATGCGCCCGTACACTAACGCCGACGTGGTCGGCGCGGAGTTCGGCGGCGCGTGCAAGAACGTCATTGCGCTAGCGTGCGGCATGTCGGCGGGCCTGAACTTGGGGAGCAATACCCAGGCCACCTTGATCACACGCGGCTTGGCCGAGATCACACGCCTCGGCGTCGAGCTGGGGGCGGACCCGCGCACATTCGCCGGCCTGGCGGGGATGGGCGACTTGGTGGCGACGTGCACCTCGCCGCTGTCGCGCAACCGCACGTTCGGTGCTGCGCTGAGCGACGGAGCGAGCGTGGAGGAAGCGAAAAAGGCCACCAAGGGCCAGGTCGCTGAGGGTGTCATCTCGTCGCAGTCGATCCACCAGCTCGCAGAGGAAGCCGGGGTGGACATGCCGATCACCGCCGCTGTTCACGCGGTGTGCCACGAGGGCGCCGGGGTGAAAGATGTTATTGTGGCCTTGATGGGGCGCTCGAAGAAATCGGAGTAGCGCCTTGTAGGCTTCGAGGCGTGATTCGCGTAGCAGTAATTTACGGTGGCCGTTCCACCGAACATTCCATCTCCTGCATTTCCGCCGGGGCAATCATGGCGCAACTGCCGAAGGACATCTACGAGGTCGTCCCCGTCGGCATCACGCGCGACGGCACGTGGGTCTCCGGCACCCTAGACCCGGTCGGCGGTGCGACGCTTCCGGAGGTGCCGGGAGGCCGCGAGGTCGTGCTGTCAGCGAACCCGGCGCGGCGCGGAACCTTGTCGGACGTGAAAACCGGCGACGTCGTCGCCCAGGTCGACGTCGCTTTCCCGGTGCTGCACGGCAAGTTCGGCGAGGACGGCACAATCCAGGGGTTCTTCGAGCTCTCCGGTCTGCCCTACGTCGGCCCGGGCGTGTTGGCGTCGGCGTGCGCGATGGACAAGGAGTACACCAAGTTGATCGTCTCGTCGGCGGGTATCGCCGTCACCGACGAAGTGATTCTCCGCCAGGGTGAAACGCTTGGCGACGCCCAGAAACAGCGCCTCGGTCTTCCAGTCTTTGTTAAGCCCGCAAGCGGCGGATCGTCGATCGGCGTGTCCAAGGTCAGCGACTGGGGTGAGCTCGATGAGGCCGTTGCGCTGGCGCGCGAGTCCGACGGCAAGGTCATCGTAGAGGCGGAGCTCGTCGGCGACGAGGTCGAGGTCGGCGTGCTCGAATACCCGGACGGCCGCCGCGAAGCATCGCTACCCGCCAAGCTCAACGGCACGGGTGACAGCGAGGAGGGCTTCTACGGCTTCGAGACGAAGTACCTCGACGACGGCGTCACCGCCACTATCCCGGCACCGTACGGCGAAGCGCAAACGGAACAGCTCCGCGCGCTCGCGATTACGGCGTTCAACGCGCTGGGATGCCGCGGCCTGTCGCGGGTGGATTTCTTCCTCACCGAGCGCGGCCCTGTACTCAACGAGGTCAACACCATGCCGGGGTTCACATCCATCTCGATGTACCCTCAGGTGTGGCAGGCTTCCGGTGTTTCTTACCCGGAGCTTCTGGACACCCTTATTCAGACTGCGCTTGCCGCGCCGGCAGGCTCGCCTCGATAGCCTCCGACAGCGCGGTCACCGCGGCGTTTCCTTCGCCCTGGGGCAGGTGTGCGGCGACGACCGCGTCGCGCCCGAGGGCGAACCACGTCGACGCGCCGGGACTGGGGGAGAGCTGGGTGTCCTCGAACCAGGTCACCCCGTTGATCTGGTAAAGCTGCAGACCCGGCTGGTAGTTCTCCGGGTGGGCGACGTTGCACCTGACCACGATCGGTTCCTTGCCCTCGGCCTGCCACACGATGGCGCCTTCCTCGGAGGAGACGCGGTTGTATCCCTCGGCGATGGAGTCGGGCAGAGCCTCCTGGAGATCACCGCAGTAGGTCCCGTCGGCGGCAGGACCAGCGGCGAGCTGCGACAGGGGTGCGGGTGCAGGGTCGTGCTCGGAACGCGGCAGTGCTCCGGCGTTGAGCTGCGCTACAGGGTCTCCGCCCACAGCTTGCCGGTCCGCAGTCACGGCAAGCACGGGGGAGCGGTCTGTGGTGTACCAGGTGCTCAGGTCCGAACCGGTGACGGGATCGTCGATACGCATCCACTGCGCTCCGCCCGCCTCGAACGTGGGGGTGTACTCGTTGTATTGCAGCGGCATGTCAACGCCGCAGCGCAGCGTGATGCGCTCGTGTGACGACGACTGCCACGCCGCCGCCCCGGCAGGCGCGGGCTCTGCCAGTCTGGCGCGGCGGTGGCCGAGGATTTCGTCGGGCAGGGCGTCGATAAGCGAGGTGCACTCCGGGGAACCCGCCGCGGGCGAGGGCAGCTCGGGCATGGACACCGGCTGGAGCGCGACCCGGTTGAAGTAGACTTTGGCACCGGCGAGGACTCCCACGATCAGCGCGGCCGCGAGGACGAGGCTGACCACCACAAACGTTTTGTTGACCGGGATGGAGGGATCCTTGCTCATGATCAAGCAGTCTAACGAAAGGCCCACGTCACCCGTGATTCACACAGGTTTTCCGGCAGAGGGGCCGACCTTGGGCGAGGTGGGCGAGCACGAGGTCATCCGCGCAATTGTCGACGCCGCCCCCTCGACCTTCAACGGCGATGACGCGGCTGTGCTCACCCCGGCGGTGCCGAATTCGCGGGTCGTGGTCACCACCGACATGCTGGTGGAAGGTCGCCACTTCACGTCTGATCTGACCACGCCTTTCGACGTGGGGCGCAAGGCCGTGGTCCAGAACTTCGCCGACATTGAGGCCATGGGTGCGCGCCCGATCGCGGCAGTGCTGGCGTTCTCCGCGCCGCCGGAGCTGCCCCTCGACGTGGTGCGGCAATTGGCTGCCGGAATCCAGTCGAAGGTGTCGGAGTACTCCTCGGAGCTCGTCGGCGGCGACGTCACAAGTGGCCCGGGCCTGGTGCTGTCGATCTCGGCGGTCGGCTCGCTCGGGGGCAGCCTCCCCGCCCTCGAGCTGCGGCGCGCGAAACCGGGGCAGCGTGTCGTGGCCCACGGGCGGATCGGTTACTCCGCAGCGGGACTGGCGCTTCTGCAGTCGGGTCGAGACATCCCGGAGAAGTTGCACCCGCTCGCCCACGCCTACCAGACGCCGGATGTGACGCCCGGCCGGGGAATGATCGCGCGCGCCGCGGGGGCGACGGCGATGACGGACAACTCGGACGGCCTCATCCACGACATCGGCACCGTGGCGTCGCGCTCGAACGTGTTGATCGACCTTGATGCCGCCGCACTCGCGCCCGACGAGCTGCAGGTCGCGGCGGGTGAGCTCCTGGGGGTTGACCCGTGGCAGTGGGTGCTCTCTGGGGGCGAGGACCACACCCTGTTGGGAACCATCGAAGGCTCGGCGCCAGTGGGTTTCCGCACGATCGGTAGCGTCCGCAAAGGCGCCGGAGTGTTGGTCGGCGGTCAAGCCCCCGCCTACACCGGGGGATGGGAGAGCTTTTCGTGATTGCCGATCACCCCCTGCCCGTCCACGAATCGTGGCAGGAGCCGCTGGAGCCCGTTGCCGAGCGCATCCACGCCATGGGCGACTTTCTGCGGGCCGAGCGCGAGTACCTCCCGCGCGGCAACGACATCCTGCGCGCTTTCGCCGACCCCTTCGATGAGGTGCGCGTGCTCATCCTCGGCCAGGACCCGTACCCCACGCCGGGCCACCCCATGGGCCTGAGTTTTTCTACCCAGCCGGGGGTCGCCCCGCCGCGCTCCCTGGTCAACATCTACAGGGAGCTCAACGATGACCTGGGCGTGCCGCCCCGGCGGGACGGCGACCTCAGCAGCTGGGCGGCGCAGGGAATCCTGCTGCTCAACAGGGTGCTCACGGTCCGGCCGGGCCAACCCGCGTCGCACCGCGGCAAAGGATGGGAGGCCGTGACAGAGACGGCGATCAGGGCGCTGGCCGCCCGCGAGGCACCGCTAGTTGCCATCCTGTGGGGCCGCGACGCGCAGACCGCCGCGGCATTCCTCGGCGACACTCCGCGCATCGAGTCCGCACACCCGTCGCCGCTGTCCGCCAGCCGCGGTTTCTTCGGGTCGCGGCCGTTCTCGCGCGCCAACGAGCTTCTGGCGCAGCAGGGTGACAGCGGTGTCGACTGGGCGTTGTAAACTCGGTTGCCATGGTTAACCCACCCTTGTTCGACGGCGCCCGGCTCCTGTCCTGGGCGCAGCGCTCAGCGGCAGAGCTCGAACGGCGCAGGGTGGAGATCAACCGGCTCAACGTGTTTCCGGTCCCGGATTCGGACACCGGATCCAACATGGCGCACACCATGGCCGCGGCCGTTTCCGAGGCCGCGAAGCTCGAGCCGGGGGCCTCGGCGCGCGACGTGGCCGAGGCGCTGGCGGTGGGCAGCATGCGCGGGGCTCGGGGCAACTCCGGGGTCGTGCTCTCCCAGGTAATCCGCGGCGTTGCCCAGTCAGCGGGCGACGGGGCGTTGTCCGGCCACGTCGTAGCGCAGGCGCTGAGCGCGGGGGTGCAGTTCGTCGACAGGGCCATCGCGGACCCAGTCGAAGGCACGGTGGTGACGGTGCTGCGCGCAGCCGCTGAGGCGGCGACCGCTGCGCAGGACGGCACCCTTGAGGACGTTGTACTGGCCGCCCGCGATGCGGCCCGCGATGCGCTCGCCGACACCCCGTCGCAGCTCGCGGCCTTGCGCGAAGCAGGTGTGGTCGACGCTGGCGGCACCGGTCTCGTGATCCTGCTCGAACAGCTCGCCAACGAGGTGA
This window of the Corynebacterium qintianiae genome carries:
- a CDS encoding NUDIX hydrolase; its protein translation is MASKSSAPSTAQLHETDKDDRGEMFLTGRHQEIPRHPEREFAKTTLAAGAVLWRGDVSDVSSIEVACIHRPHYDDWSLAKGKVDPGESLVATAVREIKEETGYDVRLGKLLGKTIYPVKNTTKVVYYWTGEVTGGKFTPNSEVDEIRWVPLDEAKPLLTYDLDRQVLEKAEKRFRLPATSRILYVRHGRAHDREKWSGDDNLRPLDKKGRRQSEMLVPMLAPFFPERIFSAEPDRCQTTVAPLADELALDVTVDQHFGDNAWIENQVACKEAFMNVVKLGGTSVICAQGHIMPDMIAWLSDSGRLPIDAPINVKKGGAWVLSFHGEDLTGADYMPSALPVR
- a CDS encoding NAD(P)H-dependent glycerol-3-phosphate dehydrogenase, with translation MVNVSVMGAGSWGTTLAKVFADAGNAVVLWARRAELASAINATRENADYLPGVALPAAVSSTPDPQLALEGADIVVFAVPSQTMRENLTAWRDYLPADATLVSISKGIEKGTHLRMSQIIGEITGADQERIAVLTGPNLAREVAEEQPAATVIACANLNRAKLVQAACATGYMRPYTNADVVGAEFGGACKNVIALACGMSAGLNLGSNTQATLITRGLAEITRLGVELGADPRTFAGLAGMGDLVATCTSPLSRNRTFGAALSDGASVEEAKKATKGQVAEGVISSQSIHQLAEEAGVDMPITAAVHAVCHEGAGVKDVIVALMGRSKKSE
- a CDS encoding D-alanine--D-alanine ligase family protein: MIRVAVIYGGRSTEHSISCISAGAIMAQLPKDIYEVVPVGITRDGTWVSGTLDPVGGATLPEVPGGREVVLSANPARRGTLSDVKTGDVVAQVDVAFPVLHGKFGEDGTIQGFFELSGLPYVGPGVLASACAMDKEYTKLIVSSAGIAVTDEVILRQGETLGDAQKQRLGLPVFVKPASGGSSIGVSKVSDWGELDEAVALARESDGKVIVEAELVGDEVEVGVLEYPDGRREASLPAKLNGTGDSEEGFYGFETKYLDDGVTATIPAPYGEAQTEQLRALAITAFNALGCRGLSRVDFFLTERGPVLNEVNTMPGFTSISMYPQVWQASGVSYPELLDTLIQTALAAPAGSPR
- a CDS encoding DUF3515 domain-containing protein — encoded protein: MSKDPSIPVNKTFVVVSLVLAAALIVGVLAGAKVYFNRVALQPVSMPELPSPAAGSPECTSLIDALPDEILGHRRARLAEPAPAGAAAWQSSSHERITLRCGVDMPLQYNEYTPTFEAGGAQWMRIDDPVTGSDLSTWYTTDRSPVLAVTADRQAVGGDPVAQLNAGALPRSEHDPAPAPLSQLAAGPAADGTYCGDLQEALPDSIAEGYNRVSSEEGAIVWQAEGKEPIVVRCNVAHPENYQPGLQLYQINGVTWFEDTQLSPSPGASTWFALGRDAVVAAHLPQGEGNAAVTALSEAIEASLPARQAQSE
- a CDS encoding thiamine-phosphate kinase, with the protein product MIKQSNERPTSPVIHTGFPAEGPTLGEVGEHEVIRAIVDAAPSTFNGDDAAVLTPAVPNSRVVVTTDMLVEGRHFTSDLTTPFDVGRKAVVQNFADIEAMGARPIAAVLAFSAPPELPLDVVRQLAAGIQSKVSEYSSELVGGDVTSGPGLVLSISAVGSLGGSLPALELRRAKPGQRVVAHGRIGYSAAGLALLQSGRDIPEKLHPLAHAYQTPDVTPGRGMIARAAGATAMTDNSDGLIHDIGTVASRSNVLIDLDAAALAPDELQVAAGELLGVDPWQWVLSGGEDHTLLGTIEGSAPVGFRTIGSVRKGAGVLVGGQAPAYTGGWESFS
- a CDS encoding uracil-DNA glycosylase, giving the protein MGELFVIADHPLPVHESWQEPLEPVAERIHAMGDFLRAEREYLPRGNDILRAFADPFDEVRVLILGQDPYPTPGHPMGLSFSTQPGVAPPRSLVNIYRELNDDLGVPPRRDGDLSSWAAQGILLLNRVLTVRPGQPASHRGKGWEAVTETAIRALAAREAPLVAILWGRDAQTAAAFLGDTPRIESAHPSPLSASRGFFGSRPFSRANELLAQQGDSGVDWAL